The bacterium genome includes a window with the following:
- a CDS encoding FAD-binding oxidoreductase: MSKTTFDLIIIGAGSIGVPTALNARRQGLSVLVLDRLASPGQGENKSAIGGIRATHSDPAKIRICLRSLEVFREWHDKEGSDLGWQQGGYLFPIYREPDEKTMKSLLEIQHNHGLNIDWISPAQVKDLVPGINEEGLRGGTYSPEDGNLSPLLTVNAFYFAALAGGVEFHFHEAVRSVVVENERVTRVITDTNKYACKFVLNAAGIGAVEIGRMVGLDLPIFPDSHEAGITEPVARLFNPLVVDIRPTPGGKNCYFYHNSANRIVFCLTPDPLYPGTDHRSHSSFLPIVTRKMIDLLPRLSNIRIRRVWRGCYPQTPDGMPVVGEALQARGYFYAVGLCGQGLMLGPGLAQDLVSLMSTGKPITEDAAWRSLSLQRSFKTTESLK; encoded by the coding sequence GTGAGTAAAACGACTTTCGATCTCATCATCATCGGCGCCGGATCGATCGGCGTGCCGACAGCGTTGAACGCACGGCGGCAGGGTCTGAGCGTGCTGGTTCTGGACCGGCTTGCCTCTCCTGGTCAGGGTGAGAACAAAAGCGCGATCGGCGGCATCCGTGCGACCCATTCAGATCCGGCAAAGATCCGCATCTGCCTTCGTTCACTGGAGGTCTTCCGCGAGTGGCATGATAAGGAAGGCAGCGATCTGGGATGGCAACAGGGCGGTTATCTCTTCCCCATTTACCGCGAGCCCGATGAAAAGACCATGAAATCCCTGCTCGAGATCCAGCACAACCACGGTCTTAACATCGACTGGATCAGCCCTGCGCAAGTCAAGGATCTCGTGCCCGGCATCAACGAAGAAGGACTCCGGGGCGGCACCTATTCGCCGGAAGACGGCAATCTATCACCGCTCCTGACAGTCAACGCTTTTTATTTCGCCGCGCTTGCCGGCGGGGTTGAATTCCATTTCCACGAAGCGGTTCGCAGCGTTGTCGTCGAAAACGAGCGTGTTACCCGGGTGATCACGGACACCAATAAATACGCCTGCAAGTTCGTGCTCAATGCCGCGGGCATCGGCGCCGTCGAGATCGGCCGCATGGTCGGCCTTGACCTTCCGATCTTCCCGGACTCACACGAAGCCGGCATTACCGAACCGGTCGCCCGGCTCTTTAACCCGCTGGTCGTGGACATCCGTCCTACCCCGGGCGGCAAGAACTGTTACTTCTATCATAATTCGGCCAACCGCATAGTCTTCTGCCTTACCCCTGATCCTCTGTACCCCGGCACCGACCACCGGTCCCATTCCAGTTTCCTGCCCATCGTCACCCGCAAGATGATCGATCTCCTGCCGCGGCTTTCCAATATCAGGATCAGGCGGGTATGGCGCGGCTGTTATCCTCAGACGCCGGACGGCATGCCCGTCGTGGGTGAGGCGCTGCAGGCGCGTGGTTATTTTTATGCGGTGGGGTTATGCGGCCAGGGCTTGATGCTGGGACCAGGCCTTGCTCAGGACCTGGTAAGTCTCATGTCAACGGGCAAACCGATCACCGAGGACGCTGCCTGGAGATCATTGAGTTTGCAGCGAAGTTTCAAGACCACCGAATCACTGAAATAA
- the purQ gene encoding phosphoribosylformylglycinamidine synthase I, producing MKPNVLIVRAAGTNCDLETEHAFAAAGALTRRMYIDEVKTRSIRNYQILVFPGGFTYGDDISAGKILANEIKCKLRDKVLTFIERGNLILGICNGFQLLVKCGILPAFKHYFEPQRVSLITNDSERFEDRWVHMRVLKNKCVFTKDLKPIITMPVAHAEGKFVVRNKAMLKRIRDHIVLQYVAENGEPAGYPDNPNGSMLDIAGITDTSGRILGLMPHPERHISYLQHPNHTRQKTDRLGDGFHIFSNAVQYFS from the coding sequence ATGAAACCAAACGTTTTGATCGTACGGGCCGCCGGCACGAATTGCGATCTTGAGACCGAGCATGCGTTTGCCGCGGCCGGCGCTCTGACCAGGCGCATGTACATCGATGAGGTCAAGACACGGTCGATCCGGAACTACCAGATACTGGTTTTCCCCGGCGGGTTTACGTATGGGGATGATATTTCGGCGGGCAAAATACTTGCCAATGAGATAAAATGCAAGCTCCGTGACAAGGTCCTGACATTTATCGAACGGGGTAACTTGATCCTGGGCATATGCAATGGTTTCCAGCTTTTGGTGAAATGCGGGATCCTGCCCGCGTTCAAGCACTATTTTGAACCCCAGCGCGTCAGTCTCATAACCAATGATTCGGAACGCTTCGAAGACCGGTGGGTACACATGCGGGTCTTGAAGAATAAATGCGTGTTCACGAAGGACCTCAAGCCGATCATCACCATGCCCGTGGCGCATGCCGAAGGCAAATTCGTGGTCAGGAACAAGGCAATGCTGAAACGGATCCGTGACCATATCGTTTTACAGTATGTGGCCGAAAACGGAGAACCGGCCGGCTATCCCGACAACCCCAATGGCTCAATGCTGGATATCGCCGGCATCACGGACACTTCGGGGAGGATCCTCGGGCTTATGCCCCATCCCGAGCGCCATATTTCTTATCTGCAGCACCCCAACCACACCCGTCAAAAGACCGACCGGCTGGGTGACGGGTTCCATATTTTCTCAAACGCAGTCCAATACTTCAGTTGA
- a CDS encoding winged helix-turn-helix domain-containing protein, with protein MIVKIGNAAGDIWKKLRAEGDMVITKLQRKTGLPVNLFYLGLGWLARENKVSISIEKRTIRVSLKE; from the coding sequence ATGATAGTTAAAATCGGCAATGCTGCCGGTGATATTTGGAAAAAGCTGCGGGCGGAAGGCGACATGGTGATCACCAAACTGCAGCGCAAAACCGGGTTGCCGGTCAACCTGTTCTACCTGGGATTGGGCTGGCTGGCCCGGGAAAACAAAGTCAGCATCAGTATCGAAAAGAGAACGATCCGGGTATCCCTTAAAGAATGA
- a CDS encoding MBL fold metallo-hydrolase, with the protein MRVKLYGARGSIPVSGRGYVKYGGNTTCLYVENDAGDPVVIDAGSGIREVGGQLIKNKKQEIILLFTHYHWDHIQGFPFFGPAYFKNTTLFIYGPSMEADVRKALSYQMTRPYFPTISISDMPARFDFKQLKNKVRVGSLLVETITNNHPNFTKGLKFTENGKCLVFLTDNEIMHGNIKGRFRKFADFVKKADVLIHDAQYTDEIYKTKIGWGHSTFSQVMQLAQESSVKHVVFTHHDPFSNDEFIDDIVATCSRAYPQLKIEAAREGMEFDLS; encoded by the coding sequence ATGAGAGTGAAACTCTACGGCGCCCGCGGTTCGATCCCGGTATCCGGTCGCGGTTATGTAAAGTACGGTGGCAACACGACCTGTCTTTACGTAGAGAACGATGCCGGTGACCCGGTCGTCATCGATGCGGGCAGCGGTATCCGCGAAGTCGGCGGACAGTTGATAAAAAACAAAAAGCAGGAGATAATATTGCTGTTCACTCATTATCACTGGGACCATATCCAGGGGTTCCCTTTTTTCGGACCGGCTTATTTCAAGAACACAACGCTTTTCATTTACGGCCCATCCATGGAAGCGGACGTGAGAAAAGCGCTGTCCTATCAGATGACGCGCCCGTATTTCCCGACCATATCGATCAGCGACATGCCAGCCCGGTTTGATTTCAAGCAGCTGAAAAACAAAGTGCGGGTCGGTTCTCTGCTGGTCGAGACGATCACCAATAACCATCCGAATTTCACGAAGGGCTTGAAGTTCACGGAGAACGGTAAATGCCTGGTGTTCCTTACGGACAACGAGATCATGCACGGGAACATCAAGGGTCGGTTCAGGAAATTCGCGGATTTCGTCAAGAAGGCCGATGTCCTTATCCATGACGCCCAGTACACCGACGAGATCTACAAGACCAAGATCGGATGGGGACATTCGACCTTTTCGCAGGTCATGCAGCTGGCTCAGGAAAGCAGCGTCAAGCATGTGGTCTTCACTCACCATGACCCGTTCAGCAACGATGAATTCATCGATGATATTGTAGCGACTTGCAGCCGTGCCTATCCTCAGCTGAAGATCGAAGCGGCGCGCGAGGGCATGGAATTCGATCTCAGTTAA
- a CDS encoding polymer-forming cytoskeletal protein has protein sequence MDIEGKIDSVVGKDTTINGDFRSSGSVKIDGSIEGNLVVKEGAIIGRGALVKGNISCKAAIVGGKIEGNIEAQDMLEFQSGAEMLGDVVCKGLVIQNGVFFEGNCRMSQKTKDTNK, from the coding sequence ATGGATATTGAAGGCAAGATCGACAGCGTGGTCGGCAAGGACACGACCATAAACGGTGATTTCAGATCCAGCGGTTCGGTTAAGATTGATGGTTCGATCGAAGGGAACCTGGTCGTGAAGGAAGGCGCGATCATCGGCCGTGGCGCGCTTGTGAAGGGCAATATCAGCTGCAAGGCGGCGATCGTCGGCGGTAAGATCGAAGGCAATATCGAAGCCCAGGACATGCTTGAATTCCAATCCGGCGCCGAGATGCTGGGCGATGTGGTGTGCAAAGGCCTGGTCATCCAGAACGGAGTGTTTTTCGAAGGCAACTGCCGCATGTCGCAAAAAACCAAGGACACCAATAAATGA
- a CDS encoding M6 family metalloprotease domain-containing protein, which yields MKIFNRCLILMAAVSLVVAMPPKPGQRGPASCIVGPARAHAKNLRDYTVETVAILVQFTDNRADTVDRRPARFDSMFYSTGIYNGQYRAGSLNDFFLENSYNTCNVTGGIAGNRWHMSSHPYSYYYDGYYMLSTGYELASDAVALVDATVDFSQYDINNDGHIDGVFVVHAGPGGEDTGNINHCWSHAIPWFSYSTNDGVIIDGATNVPEINLVTASLDTTLCCIAVMCHELGHVIGLPDCYDGSRNTWGIGYWGLMGYGAWGAGGNTPWSPSHCEAWSKSEVNWLTITPITSNTFGLKILDLETHAAAYRVWRNGAVNDTFFILENRQNKGFDTPLPGRGLLLWHIDPRYGSYDDILDIEEADGCDDLDNGFGYRPDPHYYWHELGDSGDPYPGDSGNVLFDTYSYPSSRDNNGTATNVIVRNIVLLGDTVQCDVLINTTGAEEQQKFDQLARTGQMSVSPNPFSGQIVIKYVVSSPAGQGHDPAQRGFSLAQKSKPEGLPYIKIFDAAGRLVKTFSLPTACSLLPATITWDGRDDLGARVPEGVYFIRVETNSGSVTGEAVLAR from the coding sequence ATGAAAATATTCAATCGCTGTTTGATCCTGATGGCCGCTGTTTCGCTGGTTGTCGCCATGCCGCCGAAACCGGGCCAGCGCGGTCCGGCATCGTGCATAGTCGGACCGGCGCGCGCGCATGCCAAGAATCTCAGAGACTACACGGTCGAGACCGTGGCTATTCTCGTGCAGTTCACCGATAACCGGGCCGATACGGTCGACCGCCGGCCCGCGCGGTTTGATAGCATGTTCTATTCCACGGGCATTTACAACGGGCAATACCGAGCCGGCAGCCTGAATGATTTTTTCCTCGAAAATTCGTACAATACGTGCAATGTGACGGGCGGCATCGCCGGGAACCGCTGGCACATGTCAAGCCACCCCTACAGCTATTACTACGACGGCTACTATATGCTGAGTACCGGCTATGAGCTGGCGTCGGACGCGGTCGCCCTGGTGGACGCCACGGTTGATTTTTCCCAGTATGACATCAATAATGACGGTCACATCGACGGCGTGTTCGTGGTGCACGCGGGACCGGGCGGGGAAGACACCGGAAATATCAATCACTGCTGGTCTCACGCCATTCCCTGGTTCAGTTATTCGACCAACGACGGCGTTATCATTGACGGCGCGACGAACGTCCCCGAGATCAATCTGGTGACGGCCAGCCTGGATACCACCCTGTGCTGCATCGCCGTGATGTGCCACGAGCTCGGGCACGTGATCGGCCTGCCCGACTGTTATGACGGTTCGCGCAATACCTGGGGGATCGGATACTGGGGACTGATGGGTTATGGCGCATGGGGCGCCGGCGGCAATACGCCGTGGAGCCCATCGCACTGCGAAGCATGGTCAAAGAGCGAGGTCAACTGGCTCACGATCACGCCCATTACCAGCAACACCTTTGGCCTGAAGATCCTTGACCTGGAGACCCATGCCGCCGCTTACCGCGTATGGCGCAACGGCGCGGTCAATGATACTTTTTTCATCCTGGAGAACCGGCAGAACAAGGGATTTGACACACCGCTGCCGGGACGCGGGCTTTTGCTGTGGCACATTGACCCGCGGTATGGTTCTTATGATGATATTCTCGACATTGAAGAAGCCGACGGCTGCGATGATCTGGACAACGGTTTTGGATACCGGCCTGACCCGCATTATTATTGGCACGAACTCGGTGACTCTGGTGATCCCTATCCCGGTGACAGCGGTAACGTGCTGTTCGACACCTACAGCTACCCCTCAAGCCGTGACAACAATGGCACCGCGACCAATGTCATCGTGCGCAACATCGTCCTGCTGGGCGACACGGTGCAGTGCGACGTGCTTATAAACACGACCGGAGCAGAGGAACAGCAGAAATTCGACCAGCTGGCCCGGACCGGGCAGATGTCGGTAAGCCCGAATCCGTTCTCTGGACAGATAGTGATTAAGTATGTAGTAAGCAGTCCTGCAGGGCAAGGTCATGATCCCGCACAGCGGGGCTTTAGCCTTGCACAAAAAAGCAAACCCGAAGGTTTGCCCTACATCAAAATCTTTGATGCGGCAGGTCGCCTGGTAAAAACGTTTTCTCTACCTACTGCCTGCTCCTTACTACCTGCGACCATTACCTGGGACGGCAGGGATGATCTGGGCGCCAGGGTGCCTGAGGGTGTCTATTTTATCAGGGTCGAGACCAACTCGGGCTCTGTCACCGGAGAAGCGGTGCTGGCAAGATAA
- a CDS encoding T9SS type A sorting domain-containing protein, which translates to MAKVFADGFVLNYAGTQKYLTLKKTRVDDASGNNNGIMDPGETVNLTAFLKNIGGTAFTNLATTLSETSPYITVTHNHGSFGALAVDSTKENSGDPYILQVASGAPMGTPVNFRIIATETGFADTFDIILPIGKYHYYVWNPDPTPSSGVIIDSLLKVLGYSGTINTSLPALRGTLDMYLAVFVCAGIYPNNKVIGATSADATTLVDYLSASGRMYIEGGDIWYYDPMVGGYNFCSLFGLNADADGTSDLGPLAGQAGTFTRNMSFDYTGENSFMDHISPAAAGSFLIFTDTDSATYNCGVAQNSGLYRTVATSFELGGLVDGAGNYNLRKTLVDSIMKFFGAEIIGIDESYTNTGASDKPLLSVAPNPFRGKTTIHYALSSMHHAVPAIRIYDAAGRCVKIFSLSAACSLLPAAVIWNGTDDLGRSVSPGIYFIRLDTPSPGARAEKVILLP; encoded by the coding sequence GTGGCGAAGGTCTTCGCCGACGGTTTTGTGCTTAACTATGCGGGCACGCAAAAATATCTCACGCTGAAAAAAACACGGGTCGATGATGCATCGGGCAACAACAACGGTATAATGGATCCTGGTGAGACCGTCAACCTGACGGCGTTCCTCAAAAATATCGGGGGCACTGCTTTCACGAACCTGGCGACTACGCTGTCGGAAACCTCTCCTTATATAACGGTCACGCACAACCACGGCAGTTTCGGCGCCCTGGCCGTCGATTCGACGAAGGAGAACTCCGGCGATCCATATATTCTGCAGGTCGCGTCCGGCGCGCCCATGGGCACTCCGGTCAATTTCCGGATCATCGCGACCGAGACAGGATTTGCCGACACCTTTGATATTATACTGCCGATCGGTAAGTACCATTACTACGTCTGGAACCCGGACCCCACGCCTTCATCCGGAGTGATCATAGACAGTCTTTTGAAGGTCCTGGGATACAGCGGCACGATAAACACGTCGCTGCCTGCCCTGCGCGGCACGCTTGACATGTACCTGGCTGTGTTCGTTTGCGCTGGGATCTATCCCAACAATAAGGTGATCGGCGCTACCAGCGCTGATGCCACGACATTGGTGGATTATCTGAGCGCGAGTGGCAGGATGTATATCGAAGGCGGCGATATTTGGTACTATGATCCGATGGTCGGCGGTTATAATTTCTGCTCGCTGTTCGGCCTGAACGCGGACGCTGACGGCACGAGCGACCTGGGACCCTTGGCCGGCCAAGCCGGTACCTTTACCAGGAACATGAGCTTTGACTACACCGGTGAGAACAGTTTCATGGATCATATCAGTCCCGCCGCCGCCGGTTCTTTCCTTATCTTCACTGACACGGACAGCGCCACCTATAACTGCGGGGTCGCGCAGAACAGCGGGCTTTACCGCACCGTGGCAACTTCCTTCGAGCTGGGCGGTTTAGTGGACGGCGCGGGCAATTATAACCTGCGCAAGACACTGGTCGATTCCATCATGAAATTCTTCGGCGCGGAGATCATTGGCATTGATGAAAGTTATACCAATACCGGCGCATCTGACAAGCCGCTCCTATCGGTCGCGCCGAATCCGTTCCGCGGTAAAACGACTATACACTATGCACTAAGCAGTATGCACCATGCAGTGCCTGCTATCCGTATCTACGACGCGGCCGGCCGCTGTGTAAAGATCTTTTCACTATCTGCTGCTTGCTCCTTACTGCCTGCTGCCGTAATCTGGAACGGCACTGACGATCTGGGACGCTCAGTCTCCCCTGGTATCTACTTTATTAGGCTCGATACTCCTTCGCCGGGCGCCCGGGCAGAAAAGGTCATATTGCTGCCGTAG
- a CDS encoding VOC family protein, which translates to MSNNPVVFWELASHDAEKSVKFFRNVFNWNLKYYDKVGIYEIAADDPQAFSGGGIFTLKKARLPFLTIYIKVTNIEEMARRIQQFGGQIIEPVHEIPGGARICLFNEPSGVTFAVIQHPGG; encoded by the coding sequence ATGTCAAACAACCCTGTCGTCTTCTGGGAATTGGCATCGCATGATGCCGAGAAGTCGGTAAAATTTTTTAGAAATGTCTTCAACTGGAACCTTAAGTACTATGACAAGGTCGGCATTTACGAGATCGCGGCGGACGACCCCCAGGCCTTCAGCGGCGGCGGTATTTTCACGCTCAAGAAAGCGCGGCTGCCGTTCCTGACCATCTATATCAAGGTGACGAACATCGAAGAGATGGCGCGTCGCATCCAGCAGTTCGGCGGCCAGATCATCGAACCCGTGCACGAGATACCCGGCGGCGCCCGTATTTGCCTTTTCAATGAGCCGTCTGGCGTGACCTTTGCCGTGATCCAGCATCCGGGAGGATAA
- a CDS encoding S8 family peptidase, giving the protein MITILFLLAFNSTLFITGKVTPELARVLDQNPASAKISVIVHMGEQYPDLSTTNKPVSERARILKQIAATSQAPLITYLSQCDDKVSDIKRFWIFNGFHMKATARVIEELAGRDDVWFISPDAAIQLPADEKTSGSGAVEAIEWNILKVMADSCWVAGFTGDSVLIGHLDTGVDFTHPALAGKFSGWWRDFINGLPDPYDDQGHGTYVAGVLCGGDGLGPFTDDIGVAPGAQLVVAKIFDAGGGGSYEDIDSGMQWLADLKADSGVNIRAVTNSWGTMTATELHWWTFCAAWKSLEMLPVFAVGGYGPGAGTAGVPANYPLCLGVGSTDNSDNIASFSSRGPAPDMDPWNDMLNWYRPDWNLIKPDISAPGINIRTCGPGGGYLVLSGTSFSTPHVAGAAAILCEVNPAISITHLYNCLLDNADHPSQGAPYPNNNYGWGRLNVWNAFQAINSIQEKPAAVADTRGTVLVYPSPARSELFIKAPATSRITGIYSAGGFLIKDIRTRRDRIRLDGLPAGIYFLKFENEQDRAVFKKITVIK; this is encoded by the coding sequence ATGATCACAATATTATTTCTGCTGGCATTCAATTCTACCCTTTTTATTACCGGAAAGGTCACGCCGGAACTGGCGCGCGTGCTGGATCAAAACCCGGCGAGTGCGAAAATCTCCGTCATCGTCCACATGGGAGAACAATACCCGGACCTTAGCACGACAAATAAACCTGTGAGCGAACGAGCCCGGATCTTAAAGCAGATCGCCGCGACCAGCCAGGCGCCTTTGATCACCTATCTATCGCAATGCGATGACAAGGTTTCCGATATCAAGCGGTTTTGGATATTCAATGGTTTTCACATGAAGGCGACAGCGCGCGTCATCGAAGAGCTGGCCGGTCGCGATGACGTGTGGTTCATCTCCCCTGATGCCGCGATCCAACTCCCGGCGGACGAAAAAACAAGCGGCAGCGGCGCAGTCGAGGCGATCGAATGGAACATCTTGAAGGTCATGGCCGATTCATGCTGGGTCGCGGGGTTCACGGGCGACAGTGTCCTCATTGGGCACTTAGACACCGGCGTAGATTTTACGCATCCTGCCCTTGCCGGAAAATTCAGCGGCTGGTGGCGCGACTTCATCAATGGTCTGCCTGATCCCTATGATGACCAGGGACACGGCACGTATGTGGCCGGTGTATTGTGCGGTGGTGATGGTCTTGGCCCATTTACCGACGATATCGGCGTTGCACCAGGAGCACAACTGGTCGTGGCAAAGATCTTTGATGCAGGCGGTGGCGGCTCGTATGAAGACATTGACAGTGGCATGCAGTGGCTCGCCGACCTGAAAGCCGACTCGGGCGTGAATATCCGCGCGGTTACTAACTCATGGGGAACGATGACCGCTACCGAGCTTCACTGGTGGACTTTCTGCGCGGCCTGGAAATCCCTGGAGATGCTGCCGGTTTTCGCAGTGGGTGGATATGGTCCGGGAGCCGGCACAGCCGGTGTTCCGGCCAATTATCCTCTATGCCTTGGCGTCGGCTCGACCGATAACAGCGACAATATCGCCAGTTTTTCCAGCCGCGGTCCGGCGCCCGACATGGACCCCTGGAATGACATGCTCAACTGGTACCGCCCTGATTGGAATTTGATCAAACCCGACATTTCCGCGCCGGGCATTAACATCCGCACATGCGGTCCGGGCGGCGGCTATTTAGTATTGAGTGGAACCTCATTTTCCACTCCCCACGTGGCCGGCGCTGCCGCGATCCTCTGCGAGGTAAACCCCGCGATCAGCATCACGCATCTCTACAATTGCCTGCTCGACAACGCCGACCATCCGTCACAGGGTGCGCCCTATCCGAACAACAACTACGGTTGGGGCCGGTTGAATGTCTGGAACGCGTTCCAGGCGATCAATAGCATCCAGGAGAAACCGGCGGCGGTCGCAGACACCCGCGGCACTGTTCTGGTATATCCCAGCCCGGCGCGCAGCGAGCTGTTCATCAAGGCCCCGGCAACATCGCGCATCACCGGTATTTACAGCGCGGGTGGTTTTCTGATAAAGGATATCCGGACGAGACGCGACAGGATCCGTCTCGACGGTCTGCCTGCAGGTATATACTTTTTGAAATTTGAAAATGAACAGGACCGCGCGGTATTTAAAAAGATCACGGTCATAAAATAG